CGGTCTCCTGGTACCAGTCGCCGCCCGGGTCCGTCCCGGCCGCCTCCCAGAGGTTCAGCTCCTTGGTGTGGGTTCCCGAGTTGTCGCCGCGGGAGACGAACGTCGCCTCCGCCTCCGCGATGGTCGTGAGCGCCTCCGTCGCGGAGCTCATACCCTGAACGCCGGCCGGATCGCTCTCCGGGCCGACAATCACGAAGTCGTTGAACATGAGGTCGCGGCGGTTGATCCCGTAACCGTTGCGCATGAACTCGTCTTCCAGCCCGCGGGCGTGGACCATCACCACGTCGGAGTCGCCGTTCCGGGCGGATTCCAGCGCCGCGCCGGTCCCCTGGGCCACCGCGTCGACGGTCACGCCGTACATCTCCTCGAAGTCGGGGTGAATCTCGTCGAGCAGTCCCGTATCGTAGGTGCTCGTCGTCGTCGTCAGCGTGAGGGTCTCGCCGGCGACGCCGGCGCTACTGCCCCCCTCGCTCTGTCCCCCGCCACCGGTTCCGGAACACCCGGCGATGCCTGCGAGCGCTCCCCCACCGAGTGCCGCGATGAACTGCCGCCGTTGTATCGACATGGAAACAATGTTGGAAAATGTCGATAATGTAGTTTTCGGTTATTATCGCATTGAATAATTAGTATCGTTTTCGTAACGCAATCGTTCGACGTTTCGCGTCGTCCCCACAGCCGCGGCAAAGTCTTTCATATCGGCCTCTCAATCAGGTCCATGGAGTTCTCGACGGAGTTCGACGCCCGAATCGGGCACGGCGACGTGGCACTCGCCGCGCGCGACGTGGAACTGTTACGGGCTATCGACGACCACGGGTCCATCAACGCCGCCGCGACGGCGCTCGGTCGGTCCTACTCCCGGGCCCAACAGCGGATCGTCGAGTTGGAGGGCGCGTTCGGCGACCTCGTCGAACGCAAACGCGGTGGGTCGGGGGGCGGCGGGAGTCGGTTGACCGACGATGCCCGGTCCCTTCTGTCGCGCTACGACCGGCTGCGCGCGGAGTTCGGCGGCGTCGCCGAGACGGCCGAGACGGTGCTCGCCGGGCGGGTCGTCGAGCGGGAGGGGGAACTCGCGACCGTCGAGACGGCGGCCGGGACAGTGCGGGCGCTCGTCCCGCCGAACGGCGACGAGGTGCGTCTCACTCTGCGAGCGGACGCGGTCACGCTCCAGTCGCCGTCGCGGTCGCCCGACGCGGACCGCACCAGCGCCCGCAACCGTCTCCAGGGAACGGTGCTCACCATCGACGCCGGCGAAACGGTCGCGCTGGTGACCGTCGACGTGGGTGGCGAAGTCGAACTGTCGGCGCTCGTCACGACCGAGAGCGTCGAGCGACTGAACCTCCACCGCGGGACGCCAGTGGTCGCCTCGTTCAAGGCCACGGCGACGCGGGGCGTCCCGAGCGCCTAGGGGCCGACGACCAGCACGGGCGTCGTCGCCGCCCGCAGGACGCGTTCGGCGACGCTTCCGAGGAGGACACGCTCCACGCCCGTCCGGCCGTGACTTCCGAGCGTCACCAGGTCCACCCCCGCTTCGTCGGCGTAGTCCAGGATCGCCTCGTGTGGACGCCCCGTCCGAACGGCGACGGTGGCGTCGACGCCGGCCTCGCGGGCACGCGCCGCGAGGGATCGAGCGGGGGCGTCGTCGTCGCCGACGGTCAGGACGTGGAGGCGAGCACCGCTCGCCGCCGCGATGGCGACGGCGTGTGCGCTCGCGCGCTCGGCCCCGTCGCTCCCGTCCGTCGCGATCAGGATCTCGTCGACCGTCGCGTCGCTCTCGACTTCGCGGACCGTCAGGACGGGGACGTGGGCGGTACGGAGGGTCCGCTCTGCGAGGCTACCGAACAGGTAGCGGTCGACGCCCGAGCGGCCGTGGGTCCCCATCGCCACGAGGTCCGTGTCGTAGTCGTCGATGGCCGAGGCGAGGACCGCCGACGGGCGCCCCTCGACGACGTGTGTCTCGACGGGGACGGGACTCTCCGCCGCGACCCGGTCGACGTCGGCCCGGGCTCGCTCGTGGAGGCGCTTCTCCTGACGGCGGATCAAATCGTCCACGTCGCCCACCGCGTCGGTGACGAAGCGGTCGGGGTCGACGATAGAGAGGACGTGAACGGTCGCGTCGAATCGCTCGGCGAGCGCCAGCCCGTAGCGCGCGGCAGTGCTCGCGGCGTCGCTGCCGTCGGTCGGGATCAGGATGGAGTCGTACATGATTAGCTCCCCGCCACGTCGGCGGTCGGGGTCGACTCGTGGCGCTCGATCAACCGCACCGTCACCAGCGCCGCCGGCAGGATGCCGAACGCCGCGATAAGCGACAGCGCGATGGCGAAGACGGTCGTCACGCCGAAGTTCGCGAGCACCGGGAACTGCGAGACGGTGAGGACGCCGAAGCCGAAGATGGTGGTGAAACTCGACCCGATCACCGGCCGGGAGAGCTTCGCCACCGCCGTCGTCGCGGCGTCGAGGCGGGACTGCCCCCGTTCGGCCACCTCGTACTCGAACCGCTCGAAGACGTGGACCCCGTAGTCGATGCCGATGCCGAGCGTCAGCGACGACATCGTGATCGTCAGGGGGTTCCACGGGATGCCGACCAGATACATCGCGCCGGTCACCAGCAGGGCGGCGCTGCCGGCGACGGCGGCGATCAGGACCGCCGAAATCTTCACCGACCGGAAGGCGATGGCGAGGAAGGCGAAGCCGAGCGCGAAGCTCAGCAACGTCATCGGCGTCAGCCCGGCGGTGACGTTCTCGATGACGTTGCGGTTGAGGACGGGCTTGCCCGTCACCCGCACCTCGTCGGCCGTCGTCAGCGTGTAGTCGGCGTTGCCCTCGAACTCGTCGATGAGCGTCCGGACCGGCTCGCCCTCCACGTCGTCGACGTAGAAGGTGAGCAGGAGTTTGCTGGGGTGCTCCGAGGGATCACGGATCGCCGTCGGTCCGTCGTCGCGCGCCGCTCGAAGACTCGCGTCGAGAGCGTACTGCGTCTCGGGGATCGACCCGCCGTTCTGCATCCCTACCGCGGTCACTGGACTCGACACCGCGTTCACGTTCGGATTCTCCAACATGAGTCGCTGGTAGGTGGCCACCTCCCGGAACGTCTCGGGGGTGTACGCTTGGTCGGTTTCGACGACGACGTAGATGACCTTCGAGCCTTCGACGGTGTCCTCCAGCCGCTCCAAGTCCTCCTTGGCGTCGAGGTTCTGGGGCCAGAAGTCCATCATCTGCTGGCGGGGTTCGACCTGCGGGTAGGCGTAGGCGCCCCCCGACACCAACAGGAAGGCGATCAGCAGCGTCACCAGCGGCTTCCCCGCGGTCACGCGGCGGGTCAACAGTCCGGTCAGGGCTTCGAGGCGGTCCTCGTCCGACTCCCCGCTCGCGTCCGCACCCGCACCGGCGTCGAACCGAACCAGCAGGGCGGGCAGCAGCGTCACCGAGAGGACCATGCTCGCGAAGACGCTCACGGCGCTCGTGACGCCGAACTGCTGGACCGGCGGAACTTGGGAGACGAGCAGCGATCCGAGGCCGACGACGGTGGTGCCCATCGCGATGAGGAGCGCCCGGCCCGTCGTCCGCGTCGCCAGCCCCGCCGCCTCGACGGGCGAGCGGTCGCTCGCCCGCTCTTCGAGATAGCGCGTCTGAATCTGCAGGCCGTAGTCGATGCCCAAGCCGAGGGCGATGGGCATGACGCCGAGCATGATGGCGTTGAAGTTGTAGCCGAGGACGCCCATCGCCCCCATCATGTAGATCAGCGCGGTCATCGCCGTGCCGAGCGGGAGGAAGACGTGCCAGCCGCGCTCGACTTTCGAGCGCATGACGAGGTAGACGACGCCGAAGATGAGCGCGAACGCGCCCGCGAACAGCGTGATCATCTCGGGGAGCATCAGCCCGAAGGCGGCGTTCTCGAAGACCGGTTGGCCGGTGATCGTCACCGACAGACCGGGGGGGAGCGCCGCCAGTGCCGTCTCCTCCTGCACCTGCCGGTAGACGATGTCGGAGCCGCGTTCGGGGAGCAGCCGCCCCCGGTCGAAGGTGTCGACGTCACCGTAGTCGGCGAGGATGATCGTCGTTCCGGCTTCGGGGACGACCTGCGCGCGAAGCCCCGCCATCTCGGGATTGGTGGCAGTGGCACGGTCCAGCGCGCGGCGGACGCCCGTCTCCGTCGCCGGAATCTCGCCGTCGTTGCCCGCCCGCACCAGGTCCGCGAGGCTGATCACCCGGTTCGTCTCGTCGAGCGCCGTGTAGCGTCGGTCGAGACGGTCGATGGCCCGAATCGTCTCGGGGTCGTACAGTTGGTCGGACTCGACGACGACGAAGACGTTGTTGCCCGTCTCGAAGTCGTCTTTCAGGGCCGCCCACTCCTCCGCCGTCTCGGAGTCGTCGTCGATGTAGAGGGTCATCCCCATGCTCATCTGGAGCGAGGTGGCGGCGATGCCCCCCGAGAGGACGATCAGTACGAGGACGACGGCGACGACGGGTCGGGGATCGCTCGCGCTCGTCCGCCCCAGCGTCTCCAGTCCGTCCCTGACGCGAGTGCCGAGATCCGACATTTACAGGCCCAGGAACTGCAGGATGGAGGCGATCAGTCCACCCCGCTTCTCGGTCACTTCGACGGCGGTCGGTTCCACGTCGGTGACGACCGTTCGCCCGAAGCTGTTGTCGTACTTGACGGTCGTATCGAGCGAGTAGGTCTTCGGCGTCGCCGCGCCGTCGACGCTCACGGTGAAGGTGACCGTCGTCGACTCGCCGGGACCGAGTTCGCCGACGTAGGCCGTGTCGTCGTCGGTTTCGAACGGCGTGTTCGCGTTGATCCGGGCGACGGCGTCGGTCATCGTGCCCTCGCCGGTGTTGGTGACGGTCACCTCGATCGTCTGGGTCGACCCGGCGGCCACCGTCGGCGACCCCGACGTGTCGACGGTCATCTCGGGACCGACCGTGACGGGCACGGTCAGCGGGTCGCTCTCGACCGTCTCGCGGTAGGCGTCCTCGTAGGCGACGGTGAACTCGAGGGGGTAGTCCTGTGCGATGGCACGGTCAGCCACCTCGAGTTTGAACTTCGCCGTCGCCGTCTCGCCCGGAGCGAGCGTGCCGAGGCTGGCGCTCGTCGAGAGCGGCGAGAACGGCTCCATCGGCGCCAGGAGCGCGCGGGCGTTCGTCACGGGGCGGTCGCCGGTGTTCGTCACCGACAGCGTCACGGCGCCCGTCGAGTCCACGTAGAGGTCGGTGGTCGTCGCCGAGAGGTCGAAGGTCGGCGCGTCCGCGACGGTCACCCGTCCGGTGCGGACCTGTGACTCCCGGACCACGCCGTTGCTGTCCTCGTAGCGCAGTCGGAAGGGGACGGCGTAGGTGTCCGTCGACTCCGTCTCGGCCACGCCGACGCGGAACGCGGCCGTCGCCGTCTCGCCCGGGGCGAGCGTGCCGAGCGACAGGCCGTTCGTTCGCGGGGTCAACTGGTCGCTCCCCTCGATCAGCAGTTCGGCGTCGGTGGCCGTCTCGGTGCCGTCGTTGCGGACGGTCACCACGACGCGCCCGTCCTCCTTGGCGTGGAGGTTCTCGCCGCTGACGGACTCGATGCCGAGCCTGACCGTGGGTTCGATTCGGACCGTCACGTGCGTGCGGTGGGTGACGTCACGGCGGGTGACGAACGTCTCGTCGCCGTCGACGCTCACGGCCCGTACGTACTGGTAGTCGAGCGTGACGGGAATTCGGTAGGTGCCGGGCGTGGCGTTCTCGGCGACTTCGAGTTCGAGCGCTGCGGTCCCCTGTCCCTCGGGCGAGATGGTTCCGACGGGTTGCTCGCCCGACCGGAGGGTCACGGGGGCCGATCCCGATCCGAACGAGGCCGTCGTCGCCATCGCCGCGCCGGGGGTCACGCCCGCCGTCCGGAACGCCGAGGCGAGTTCGCTGACCTCACCTTCCGCGTTCGTCACGGCGGTGCCGCGGTTCTGAATCCCGACCTGAAGCGTCGTCGTCTCGCCCGGGACGAGGACGTTCGACCCACTGATCGACGTCCGCAGTTCGGGTTCCTGATGCTCGCTGTATCGCGCCGCGGCGGCCGGCGTCGCGACGGCCGCC
This window of the Haloplanus rubicundus genome carries:
- a CDS encoding substrate-binding domain-containing protein — its product is MSIQRRQFIAALGGGALAGIAGCSGTGGGGQSEGGSSAGVAGETLTLTTTTSTYDTGLLDEIHPDFEEMYGVTVDAVAQGTGAALESARNGDSDVVMVHARGLEDEFMRNGYGINRRDLMFNDFVIVGPESDPAGVQGMSSATEALTTIAEAEATFVSRGDNSGTHTKELNLWEAAGTDPGGDWYQETGTGMGEALNVANQQGAYTLSDRGTFISQRSEIDLVILVQGPIGGGPEILANPYGIMAVNPGVHDNANYDLAMAYIGWITSPGAQDAISNYQMNGEQLFFPEAVSENPDFQQYVPEGWSSDSSE
- a CDS encoding TOBE domain-containing protein gives rise to the protein MEFSTEFDARIGHGDVALAARDVELLRAIDDHGSINAAATALGRSYSRAQQRIVELEGAFGDLVERKRGGSGGGGSRLTDDARSLLSRYDRLRAEFGGVAETAETVLAGRVVEREGELATVETAAGTVRALVPPNGDEVRLTLRADAVTLQSPSRSPDADRTSARNRLQGTVLTIDAGETVALVTVDVGGEVELSALVTTESVERLNLHRGTPVVASFKATATRGVPSA
- a CDS encoding universal stress protein, yielding MYDSILIPTDGSDAASTAARYGLALAERFDATVHVLSIVDPDRFVTDAVGDVDDLIRRQEKRLHERARADVDRVAAESPVPVETHVVEGRPSAVLASAIDDYDTDLVAMGTHGRSGVDRYLFGSLAERTLRTAHVPVLTVREVESDATVDEILIATDGSDGAERASAHAVAIAAASGARLHVLTVGDDDAPARSLAARAREAGVDATVAVRTGRPHEAILDYADEAGVDLVTLGSHGRTGVERVLLGSVAERVLRAATTPVLVVGP
- a CDS encoding efflux RND transporter permease subunit; translated protein: MSDLGTRVRDGLETLGRTSASDPRPVVAVVLVLIVLSGGIAATSLQMSMGMTLYIDDDSETAEEWAALKDDFETGNNVFVVVESDQLYDPETIRAIDRLDRRYTALDETNRVISLADLVRAGNDGEIPATETGVRRALDRATATNPEMAGLRAQVVPEAGTTIILADYGDVDTFDRGRLLPERGSDIVYRQVQEETALAALPPGLSVTITGQPVFENAAFGLMLPEMITLFAGAFALIFGVVYLVMRSKVERGWHVFLPLGTAMTALIYMMGAMGVLGYNFNAIMLGVMPIALGLGIDYGLQIQTRYLEERASDRSPVEAAGLATRTTGRALLIAMGTTVVGLGSLLVSQVPPVQQFGVTSAVSVFASMVLSVTLLPALLVRFDAGAGADASGESDEDRLEALTGLLTRRVTAGKPLVTLLIAFLLVSGGAYAYPQVEPRQQMMDFWPQNLDAKEDLERLEDTVEGSKVIYVVVETDQAYTPETFREVATYQRLMLENPNVNAVSSPVTAVGMQNGGSIPETQYALDASLRAARDDGPTAIRDPSEHPSKLLLTFYVDDVEGEPVRTLIDEFEGNADYTLTTADEVRVTGKPVLNRNVIENVTAGLTPMTLLSFALGFAFLAIAFRSVKISAVLIAAVAGSAALLVTGAMYLVGIPWNPLTITMSSLTLGIGIDYGVHVFERFEYEVAERGQSRLDAATTAVAKLSRPVIGSSFTTIFGFGVLTVSQFPVLANFGVTTVFAIALSLIAAFGILPAALVTVRLIERHESTPTADVAGS
- a CDS encoding COG1361 S-layer family protein, with the translated sequence MNYDARTALAALVTLLLVSAAVATPAAAARYSEHQEPELRTSISGSNVLVPGETTTLQVGIQNRGTAVTNAEGEVSELASAFRTAGVTPGAAMATTASFGSGSAPVTLRSGEQPVGTISPEGQGTAALELEVAENATPGTYRIPVTLDYQYVRAVSVDGDETFVTRRDVTHRTHVTVRIEPTVRLGIESVSGENLHAKEDGRVVVTVRNDGTETATDAELLIEGSDQLTPRTNGLSLGTLAPGETATAAFRVGVAETESTDTYAVPFRLRYEDSNGVVRESQVRTGRVTVADAPTFDLSATTTDLYVDSTGAVTLSVTNTGDRPVTNARALLAPMEPFSPLSTSASLGTLAPGETATAKFKLEVADRAIAQDYPLEFTVAYEDAYRETVESDPLTVPVTVGPEMTVDTSGSPTVAAGSTQTIEVTVTNTGEGTMTDAVARINANTPFETDDDTAYVGELGPGESTTVTFTVSVDGAATPKTYSLDTTVKYDNSFGRTVVTDVEPTAVEVTEKRGGLIASILQFLGL